One segment of Streptomyces roseifaciens DNA contains the following:
- a CDS encoding Rv3235 family protein, producing MRTGINRTTGGRTTARTGRPAARTAPARRTDSRRPAPDPAARRRERERLPRYWFAERLLLTLSGQRPVHWMLGHTLGAAYDQLAAMAPHAPLLPAPPGRSPAVRHCDEFRPSPGVIEAFARITSGDRLLALAFRLERCADQRWRCSAVELGGTRR from the coding sequence ATGAGGACCGGCATCAACAGGACCACCGGCGGCAGGACGACCGCCCGCACCGGCAGGCCCGCCGCCCGGACGGCACCCGCGCGGCGCACCGACTCCCGCCGCCCGGCCCCGGACCCCGCCGCACGCCGCCGCGAACGCGAGCGCCTGCCGCGCTACTGGTTCGCCGAGCGGCTCCTGCTCACCCTCAGCGGCCAGCGCCCCGTCCACTGGATGCTCGGCCACACCCTGGGCGCCGCCTACGACCAGCTGGCCGCCATGGCGCCCCACGCGCCGCTGCTGCCCGCCCCGCCGGGCCGCAGCCCCGCCGTCAGGCACTGCGACGAGTTCCGCCCCTCCCCCGGCGTCATCGAGGCCTTCGCCCGGATCACCTCCGGGGACCGGCTGCTCGCGCTCGCCTTCCGCCTGGAGCGCTGCGCCGACCAGCGCTGGCGGTGCTCGGCCGTGGAGCTCGGCGGCACCCGCCGCTGA
- a CDS encoding DUF6912 family protein, with protein sequence MRVYVPLTLPGLAEVHKAGVLGPAPLDAFAVTPALREWYRSDDVEELEYAALGRAAQGSLRLLAADPEAPRRRVVVAVDVPEGAVATDPERGLDQSAYGEVRLAEAVPLAKAAAVHIDSGDAEEDVAAAAAALGAADRGDDDAQFTVDGAEDHELMWFGVQEIPNLM encoded by the coding sequence ATGCGCGTCTACGTCCCCTTGACCCTCCCCGGTCTCGCCGAGGTGCACAAGGCGGGAGTGCTGGGCCCGGCCCCGCTGGACGCCTTCGCCGTCACTCCGGCCCTGCGCGAGTGGTACCGCTCCGACGACGTCGAGGAGCTGGAGTACGCGGCCCTGGGGCGCGCCGCCCAGGGTTCCCTGCGCCTGCTCGCCGCCGACCCGGAGGCGCCCCGCCGCCGCGTGGTCGTCGCGGTCGACGTGCCCGAGGGCGCCGTGGCCACCGACCCCGAGCGCGGGCTGGACCAGTCCGCGTACGGCGAGGTGCGGCTCGCGGAGGCGGTGCCGCTGGCGAAGGCCGCGGCCGTGCACATCGACTCCGGCGACGCCGAGGAGGACGTCGCGGCGGCCGCCGCGGCGCTGGGCGCCGCCGACCGCGGTGACGACGACGCGCAGTTCACGGTCGACGGGGCCGAGGACCACGAGCTGATGTGGTTCGGCGTGCAGGAGATCCCCAACCTGATGTAG
- a CDS encoding HAD family hydrolase: protein MGKHEAHIVWDWNGTLFHDVDAVMTATNAAFAEIGLEPITLERYRALYCVPIPRFYERLMGRLPTAAEWEHMDGAFQRHYHDHHLRCGLADDAEKLLKHWQESGGTQSIMSMYGHEDLLPLVRMFGIERRFVRVDGRTGPSGGSKAEHMARHIAGLAGEGIPAARTVVIGDALDDAVAAAHVGAHAVLYTGGSHDRAGLAGAGVPVVDTLVEAVAEAERLTR from the coding sequence ATGGGGAAGCACGAGGCCCACATCGTGTGGGACTGGAACGGCACGCTCTTTCACGACGTCGACGCGGTCATGACGGCGACGAACGCCGCCTTCGCGGAGATCGGCCTGGAGCCGATCACCCTGGAGCGCTACCGCGCGCTGTACTGCGTCCCCATCCCGCGCTTCTACGAGCGGCTGATGGGCCGCCTCCCCACCGCCGCCGAGTGGGAGCACATGGACGGGGCCTTCCAGCGGCACTACCACGACCACCACCTGCGCTGCGGCCTCGCGGACGACGCCGAGAAGCTGCTGAAGCACTGGCAGGAGTCCGGCGGCACCCAGTCGATCATGTCGATGTACGGGCACGAGGACCTCCTGCCGCTCGTGCGCATGTTCGGCATCGAGCGGAGATTCGTCCGGGTGGACGGGCGGACGGGCCCCTCCGGCGGCAGCAAGGCCGAGCACATGGCCCGCCACATCGCCGGCCTGGCGGGCGAGGGCATACCCGCGGCGCGCACGGTCGTCATCGGCGACGCCCTCGACGACGCGGTGGCGGCGGCCCACGTGGGTGCGCACGCGGTGTTGTACACGGGCGGCTCGCACGACCGGGCCGGGCTCGCCGGGGCCGGGGTGCCCGTCGTGGACACGCTGGTGGAGGCCGTCGCGGAGGCTGAGCGGCTGACCCGCTGA
- a CDS encoding NAD-glutamate dehydrogenase has protein sequence MQTKLDEAKAELLERAARVAENSPAGGQQPTGPKGEAGLDQETLTAYLQRYYLHTAPEDLTGRDPVDVYGAAVSHYRLAENRPQGTANVRVHTPTVEENGWTCSHSVVEVVTDDMPFLVDSVTNELSRQGRGIHVVIHPQVIVRRDVTGRLLEVLGSNCEAHGSGKDAVLPHDALTESWIHVEIDRETDRGDLKQITNDLLRVLSDVREAVEDWSKMRDAALRIADDLPGEPLPGDVAASDTTEAGELLRWLAADHFTFLGYREYELTKVATEGGEEDVLSAVPGTGLGILRSDPHHDEQQRAGGPHSHLPRPASPSFNRLPADARAKAREHKLLVLTKANSRATVHRPSYLDYVGVKKFDADGNVVGERRFLGLFSSAAYTESVRRVPVVRRKVQQVLADAGFTPDSHDGRDLLQILETYPRDELFQIAAEQLRSIATSVLYLQERRRLRLYLRQEEYGRYYSALVYLPRDRYTTGVRLRLIDILKEELGGSSVDFTAWNTESVLSRLHFVVRVEPGATLRELTDADADRIEARLVEAARSWADGFAETLTAEVGEERAAELLRRYGQAFPEGYKADHSPRSAVSDLGHLEKLTVAGGDRDFELSLYEPVGAAPGERRFKIYRTGEPVSLSAVLPVLHRLGVEVVDERPYELRCSDRTTAWIYDFGLRMPERIEGDDARIRFQEAFAAVWTGAAENDNFNNLVLRAGLDWRQAMVLRAYAKYLRQAAWPFSQAYMEDTLSNNVHTTRLLVNLFEARMSPALQRAGNELIDGLLEELDGALDQVASLDEDRILRAFLTVIKATLRTNHFQRNADGTPRPYLSLKLDPQAIPELPAPRPAFEIWVYSPRVEGVHLRFGKVARGGLRWSDRREDFRTEILGLVKAQMVKNTVIVPVGAKGGFVGKRLPDPSVDRDAWLAEGIASYKTFISGLLDITDNMVGGEVVPPKDVVRHDEDDTYLVVAADKGTATFSDIANEVAQSYGFWLGDAFASGGSAGYDHKGMGITARGAWESVKRHFRELGHNTQTQDFTVVGVGDMSGDVFGNGMLLSEHIRLVAAFDHRHIFIDPTPDAAVSYAERRRLFELPRSSWADYDTGLLSQGGGIHPRTAKSIPVNAHVRQALGIEQGITKMTPAELMKAILRAQVDLLWNGGIGTYVKASAESHADVGDKANDAIRVDGQDLRVKVVGEGGNLGLTQLGRIEFASNGGRINTDAIDNSAGVDTSDHEVNIKILLNALVIDGDMTVKQRNKLLAEMTDEVGELVLRNNYAQNVALANAVEQAPSLLHAHQRIMRRLGRDGHLDRALEFLPNDRQIRERLSAGRGLTQPELAVLLAYIKITTAEELLGTGLPDDPYLERLLHAYFPQALRSGFAEQVDAHALRREIITTVLVNDTVNSGGSTFLHRLREETGASLEEIVRAQAAARAIFELGSVWDAVEGLDNVVAADVQTRIRLHSRRLVERGTRWLLNNRPQPLELAGTIEFFHDGVAKVWAELPKLLKGADMEWWQSIRDELVDGGVPDELAVRVAGFSSVFPALDVVAVADRAGKEPLDVAEVYYDLGDRLHITQLMDRIIELPRADRWQSMARASIREDLYAAHAALTADILSVGNGSSTPEQRFQAWEEKNAAILSRARTTLDEIHGSDAFDLANLSVAMRTMRTLLRTHT, from the coding sequence ATGCAGACCAAGCTGGACGAAGCCAAGGCAGAGCTGCTCGAGAGGGCGGCCCGCGTCGCTGAGAACAGCCCTGCCGGGGGGCAACAACCGACCGGGCCGAAGGGCGAGGCGGGACTCGACCAGGAGACCCTGACCGCGTACCTCCAGCGCTACTACCTGCACACGGCGCCGGAGGACCTCACGGGTCGCGACCCGGTCGACGTCTACGGCGCCGCGGTCTCGCACTACCGCCTCGCCGAGAACCGCCCGCAGGGCACGGCCAACGTCCGGGTGCACACCCCGACCGTCGAGGAGAACGGCTGGACCTGCAGCCACTCCGTCGTCGAGGTCGTCACCGACGACATGCCCTTCCTGGTCGACTCGGTCACCAACGAGCTCTCCCGCCAGGGTCGCGGCATCCACGTCGTGATCCACCCGCAGGTCATCGTGCGCCGTGACGTCACCGGCCGCCTGCTCGAGGTCCTCGGCTCCAACTGCGAAGCCCACGGCAGCGGCAAGGACGCCGTCCTGCCGCACGACGCGCTCACCGAGTCCTGGATCCACGTCGAGATCGACCGCGAGACCGACCGCGGCGACCTCAAGCAGATCACCAACGACCTGCTGCGCGTCCTCTCCGACGTCCGCGAGGCCGTCGAGGACTGGTCCAAGATGCGCGACGCCGCCCTGCGCATCGCCGACGACCTCCCCGGCGAGCCCCTCCCCGGCGATGTCGCCGCGTCGGACACCACCGAGGCCGGCGAGCTGCTGCGCTGGCTGGCCGCGGACCACTTCACCTTCCTCGGCTACCGCGAGTACGAGCTGACGAAGGTCGCCACCGAAGGCGGCGAGGAGGACGTGCTCAGCGCCGTCCCCGGCACCGGCCTCGGCATCCTGCGCTCCGACCCCCACCACGACGAGCAGCAGCGCGCGGGCGGCCCGCACTCGCACCTGCCCCGCCCGGCGTCCCCCTCGTTCAACCGGCTGCCCGCCGACGCCCGCGCCAAGGCCCGCGAGCACAAGCTGCTCGTCCTCACCAAGGCCAACAGCCGCGCCACGGTCCACCGCCCCTCCTACCTCGACTACGTCGGGGTGAAGAAGTTCGACGCCGACGGCAACGTGGTCGGCGAGCGCCGCTTCCTCGGCCTGTTCTCCTCCGCCGCGTACACCGAGTCCGTGCGCCGCGTGCCCGTCGTCCGCCGCAAGGTCCAGCAGGTCCTCGCCGACGCCGGCTTCACGCCCGACAGCCACGACGGCCGCGACCTCCTCCAGATCCTGGAGACCTACCCGCGCGACGAGCTCTTCCAGATCGCCGCCGAGCAGCTGCGCTCCATCGCCACGAGCGTGCTCTACCTCCAGGAGCGCCGCCGGCTGCGGCTGTACCTGCGCCAGGAGGAGTACGGGCGCTACTACTCGGCGCTGGTCTACCTCCCGCGCGACCGCTACACCACCGGGGTGCGGCTGCGCCTGATCGACATCCTCAAGGAGGAGCTCGGCGGTTCCAGCGTCGACTTCACCGCGTGGAACACCGAGTCGGTCCTCTCCCGGCTGCACTTCGTCGTCCGCGTCGAGCCGGGCGCGACCCTGCGCGAGCTCACCGACGCCGACGCCGACCGCATCGAGGCCCGCCTGGTCGAGGCCGCCCGCTCCTGGGCGGACGGCTTCGCCGAGACGCTGACCGCCGAGGTCGGCGAGGAGCGCGCCGCCGAGCTGCTGCGCCGCTACGGCCAGGCCTTCCCCGAGGGCTACAAGGCCGACCACAGCCCCCGCAGCGCCGTCTCCGACCTCGGTCACCTGGAGAAGCTCACCGTCGCCGGCGGCGACCGCGACTTCGAGCTCAGCCTGTACGAGCCGGTCGGCGCGGCCCCCGGCGAGCGCCGCTTCAAGATCTACCGCACGGGTGAGCCCGTCTCGCTGTCCGCCGTGCTGCCGGTGCTCCACCGCCTCGGCGTCGAGGTCGTCGACGAGCGCCCGTACGAGCTGCGCTGCTCGGACCGCACCACCGCCTGGATCTACGACTTCGGTCTGCGGATGCCCGAGCGGATCGAGGGCGACGACGCCCGCATCCGCTTCCAGGAGGCCTTCGCGGCCGTGTGGACCGGCGCCGCGGAGAACGACAACTTCAACAACCTGGTGCTGCGCGCCGGCCTGGACTGGCGGCAGGCCATGGTGCTGCGGGCCTACGCCAAGTACCTCCGGCAGGCCGCCTGGCCGTTCAGCCAGGCGTACATGGAGGACACCCTCAGCAACAACGTCCACACCACCCGCCTGCTGGTCAACCTCTTCGAGGCCCGGATGTCGCCCGCGCTCCAGCGCGCCGGCAACGAGCTCATCGACGGCCTGCTGGAGGAGCTGGACGGCGCCCTGGACCAGGTCGCCAGCCTGGACGAGGACCGCATCCTGCGGGCCTTCCTCACGGTCATCAAGGCCACGCTGCGCACCAACCACTTCCAGCGCAACGCCGACGGCACGCCGCGCCCCTACCTGTCCCTCAAGCTCGACCCGCAGGCCATCCCCGAGCTGCCGGCGCCCCGCCCGGCCTTCGAGATCTGGGTGTACTCGCCGCGGGTGGAGGGCGTGCACCTGCGCTTCGGCAAGGTCGCGCGCGGCGGTCTGCGCTGGTCCGACCGGCGCGAGGACTTCCGCACCGAGATCCTCGGCCTGGTCAAGGCCCAGATGGTGAAGAACACCGTCATCGTGCCGGTGGGCGCCAAGGGCGGCTTCGTCGGCAAGCGCCTGCCCGACCCGTCGGTGGACCGCGACGCGTGGCTGGCCGAGGGCATCGCCTCGTACAAGACGTTCATCTCCGGTCTCCTCGACATCACCGACAACATGGTCGGCGGCGAGGTCGTGCCCCCGAAGGACGTCGTCCGCCACGACGAGGACGACACCTACCTCGTCGTCGCCGCCGACAAGGGCACCGCGACGTTCTCCGACATCGCCAACGAGGTCGCCCAGTCCTACGGCTTCTGGCTCGGCGACGCCTTCGCCTCCGGCGGCTCGGCCGGCTACGACCACAAGGGCATGGGCATCACCGCCCGCGGCGCCTGGGAGTCGGTCAAGCGCCACTTCCGCGAGCTGGGCCACAACACCCAGACGCAGGACTTCACGGTCGTCGGCGTCGGCGACATGTCCGGTGACGTCTTCGGCAACGGCATGCTGCTCTCCGAGCACATCCGCCTGGTGGCCGCCTTCGACCACCGCCACATCTTCATCGACCCGACCCCGGACGCGGCCGTCTCCTACGCCGAGCGGCGCCGCCTGTTCGAGCTGCCCCGCTCGTCCTGGGCCGACTACGACACAGGGCTGCTCTCCCAGGGCGGCGGCATCCACCCGCGCACCGCCAAGTCGATCCCGGTCAACGCCCACGTGCGGCAGGCCCTCGGCATCGAGCAGGGCATCACCAAGATGACCCCCGCCGAGCTGATGAAGGCCATCCTGCGCGCCCAGGTCGACCTGCTGTGGAACGGCGGCATCGGCACATACGTCAAGGCCTCGGCCGAGTCCCACGCGGACGTCGGCGACAAGGCCAACGACGCCATCCGCGTCGACGGCCAGGACCTGCGCGTCAAGGTCGTCGGCGAGGGCGGCAACCTGGGCCTGACCCAGCTCGGCCGGATCGAGTTCGCCTCCAACGGCGGCCGGATCAACACCGACGCCATCGACAACAGCGCCGGCGTGGACACCTCGGACCACGAGGTGAACATCAAGATCCTGCTCAACGCGCTCGTCATCGACGGCGACATGACCGTCAAGCAGCGCAACAAGCTCCTCGCCGAGATGACCGACGAGGTCGGCGAGCTGGTCCTGCGCAACAACTACGCGCAGAACGTGGCCCTGGCCAACGCCGTGGAACAGGCCCCCAGCCTGCTCCACGCCCACCAGCGGATCATGCGCCGCCTCGGCCGGGACGGCCACCTGGACCGGGCCCTGGAGTTCCTGCCCAACGACCGGCAGATCCGCGAGCGGCTCTCCGCGGGCCGCGGGCTGACCCAGCCGGAGCTGGCCGTCCTGCTGGCCTACATCAAGATCACCACGGCCGAGGAGCTGCTCGGCACCGGGCTGCCGGACGACCCGTACCTGGAGCGGCTGCTGCACGCCTACTTCCCGCAGGCGCTGCGCAGCGGCTTCGCCGAGCAGGTCGACGCCCACGCCCTGCGCCGGGAGATCATCACCACCGTCCTGGTCAACGACACCGTCAACAGCGGCGGCTCGACCTTCCTGCACCGCCTGCGGGAGGAGACCGGGGCCTCGCTGGAGGAGATCGTCCGGGCGCAGGCCGCCGCCCGCGCCATCTTCGAGCTGGGCTCCGTGTGGGACGCCGTCGAGGGCCTGGACAACGTGGTCGCGGCCGACGTGCAGACCCGCATCCGGCTGCACTCGCGGCGCCTGGTCGAGCGCGGCACCCGCTGGCTGCTCAACAACCGGCCGCAGCCGCTGGAGCTGGCCGGGACGATCGAGTTCTTCCACGACGGCGTCGCCAAGGTCTGGGCCGAGCTGCCCAAGCTGCTCAAGGGCGCCGACATGGAGTGGTGGCAGTCCATCCGCGACGAGCTGGTGGACGGCGGGGTGCCGGACGAGCTGGCCGTGCGCGTGGCGGGCTTCTCCTCCGTCTTCCCGGCCCTGGACGTCGTCGCGGTCGCCGACCGCGCCGGCAAGGAGCCGCTGGACGTGGCCGAGGTCTACTACGACCTCGGGGACCGGCTGCACATCACCCAGCTGATGGACCGGATCATCGAGCTGCCGCGCGCGGACCGCTGGCAGTCCATGGCCCGCGCCTCCATCCGCGAGGACCTGTACGCGGCCCACGCCGCGCTGACGGCCGACATCCTCTCGGTGGGCAACGGCTCCTCGACGCCGGAGCAGCGCTTCCAGGCCTGGGAGGAGAAGAACGCGGCGATCCTCAGCCGGGCGCGCACCACGCTCGACGAGATCCACGGATCGGACGCGTTCGACCTGGCCAACCTGTCGGTGGCCATGCGGACGATGCGCACCCTGCTGCGGACGCACACCTGA
- a CDS encoding GtrA family protein, with protein sequence MRPLRPAATSGLAALGREFAKFGAVGGLGIVVNLAVFNLCRTVTGLPVVRCSVIATVVAIAFNYLGLRHFAYRDRDRSRRSRQVALFAAFSAIGLVIENGVLYVATYSFGWDTPFQNNLFKFLGIGAATLFRFWSYRAWVFRALAPGAPHGDPSNSTSNPAAYHPETTAPPP encoded by the coding sequence TTGCGACCCTTGCGACCAGCGGCGACGTCGGGGCTCGCGGCCCTCGGCCGGGAATTCGCCAAGTTCGGCGCCGTCGGCGGCCTCGGCATCGTCGTCAACCTCGCGGTCTTCAACCTCTGCCGTACCGTCACCGGCCTCCCGGTGGTGCGCTGCAGCGTGATCGCGACCGTGGTCGCCATCGCCTTCAACTACCTGGGCCTGCGTCACTTCGCCTACCGCGACCGCGACCGGAGCCGGCGCAGCCGCCAGGTCGCCCTCTTCGCCGCCTTCAGCGCCATCGGGCTGGTCATCGAGAACGGGGTGCTCTACGTCGCCACGTACTCCTTCGGCTGGGACACCCCGTTCCAGAACAACCTCTTCAAGTTCCTGGGCATCGGCGCCGCCACGCTCTTCCGCTTCTGGTCCTACCGCGCCTGGGTGTTCAGGGCCCTGGCGCCCGGCGCCCCTCACGGCGACCCCTCGAACAGCACCAGCAACCCCGCCGCGTACCACCCCGAGACCACCGCACCCCCACCGTAG
- a CDS encoding sugar phosphate nucleotidyltransferase produces the protein MTEAVLLVGGKGTRLRPLTLNTPKPMVPAAGVPFIAHQLARARAAGVGHVVLATSYLAEVFEPYFGDGTAHGLRLTYVTEKEPLGTGGAIRSAAEALTTGPRGPVLVFNGDILTGLDIRGLLRRHEQARADVTLHLTRVADPRAFGLVPTDADGRVLAFTEKPGRPEEIVTDQINAGAYVFRRDVIDTIPAGRPVSVERETFPGLLASGALLHGVVDASYWLDLGRPASFVQASADLVRGVVRSPAVPGEPGEHLVLPGARVEEGARLSGGTVVGAGAHVEAGADVEGSVVLDGAHIGAGARIRASMIGRDARVGPRTALDGVVIGDRAEVGADNELCDGARVWCGTAIPDAAIRFSAA, from the coding sequence ATGACAGAGGCGGTACTGCTCGTCGGCGGCAAGGGGACCCGGCTCCGGCCGCTCACCCTCAACACGCCGAAGCCGATGGTCCCGGCCGCCGGAGTGCCCTTCATCGCCCACCAGCTGGCCCGCGCCCGGGCCGCCGGCGTCGGCCACGTCGTCCTCGCCACCTCCTACCTCGCCGAGGTCTTCGAGCCCTACTTCGGCGACGGGACCGCCCACGGCCTGCGCCTGACGTACGTCACCGAGAAGGAGCCGCTCGGCACCGGCGGCGCCATCCGCAGCGCGGCGGAGGCCCTCACCACCGGCCCGCGCGGCCCCGTCCTCGTCTTCAACGGCGACATCCTCACCGGGCTGGACATCCGGGGCCTGCTGCGCCGTCACGAACAGGCCCGGGCCGACGTCACCCTGCACCTGACCAGGGTGGCCGATCCCAGGGCCTTCGGTCTCGTCCCCACCGACGCCGACGGGCGCGTGCTGGCCTTCACGGAGAAGCCCGGCCGCCCCGAGGAGATCGTCACCGACCAGATCAACGCCGGCGCCTACGTCTTCCGCCGCGACGTCATCGACACCATCCCCGCCGGCCGCCCGGTCTCCGTCGAGCGCGAGACCTTCCCCGGCCTGCTGGCCTCCGGCGCGCTGCTGCACGGCGTGGTCGACGCCTCGTACTGGCTGGACCTCGGCCGCCCCGCCTCCTTCGTCCAGGCGTCGGCCGACCTCGTCCGCGGGGTGGTCCGCTCGCCCGCCGTCCCCGGCGAACCGGGCGAGCACCTGGTGCTGCCCGGCGCCCGCGTCGAGGAAGGGGCCCGCCTGTCCGGCGGGACCGTCGTCGGCGCCGGTGCGCACGTCGAGGCCGGTGCGGACGTCGAGGGGTCCGTCGTGCTGGACGGCGCGCACATCGGGGCGGGCGCCCGGATCCGCGCCAGCATGATCGGCCGGGACGCCCGGGTCGGCCCGCGCACCGCCCTGGACGGCGTGGTGATCGGCGACCGTGCGGAGGTCGGCGCCGACAACGAACTGTGCGACGGCGCCCGCGTCTGGTGCGGCACGGCCATCCCCGACGCGGCCATCCGCTTCTCCGCCGCCTGA
- a CDS encoding polyprenol monophosphomannose synthase, with protein MSAPHTPAAAPPLPAEWGSTATTVVMPTYNEAANLATMAEALMALPLEGLRLLVVDDNSPDGTGAIAEQLAEKYNEPGRTRVGVLHRTTKDGLGRAYAAGMARAVAEGASYVLQMDADGSHPAEKIPELLGVALATGADVVVGSRYVPGGSLSDAWGAHRKALSRWANAYASTILGTRVRDITGGFNLWSAAALDAIDLETVDSAGYSFQVEMKYRALKAGYTVMEVPIHFEDRTAGESKMNLAVQLESVVMPWRLRTRSARASGHRPR; from the coding sequence ATGAGCGCACCACACACCCCCGCCGCGGCGCCCCCGCTGCCCGCCGAGTGGGGCAGCACCGCGACGACCGTCGTCATGCCGACGTACAACGAGGCGGCGAACCTGGCCACCATGGCGGAGGCGCTCATGGCCCTGCCGCTGGAGGGCCTGCGGCTGCTGGTCGTCGACGACAACAGCCCCGACGGCACCGGGGCCATCGCCGAACAGCTGGCCGAGAAGTACAACGAGCCCGGCCGGACCCGGGTGGGCGTCCTGCACCGCACCACCAAGGACGGGCTCGGCCGCGCCTACGCCGCCGGCATGGCCCGGGCCGTCGCCGAAGGCGCCTCCTACGTCCTGCAGATGGACGCCGACGGCAGCCACCCCGCGGAGAAGATCCCCGAGCTGCTCGGGGTCGCCCTCGCCACCGGCGCGGACGTCGTCGTCGGCAGCCGCTACGTGCCCGGCGGCTCCCTCTCCGACGCGTGGGGCGCGCACAGAAAGGCCCTCTCCCGCTGGGCCAACGCCTACGCCAGCACGATCCTGGGCACCCGCGTGCGGGACATCACCGGCGGCTTCAACCTCTGGTCCGCCGCCGCCCTGGACGCCATCGACCTGGAGACCGTCGACAGCGCCGGCTACAGCTTCCAGGTGGAGATGAAGTACCGCGCGCTCAAGGCCGGGTACACGGTCATGGAGGTGCCCATCCACTTCGAGGACCGCACCGCCGGCGAGTCGAAGATGAACCTGGCCGTCCAGCTCGAATCGGTGGTCATGCCGTGGCGGCTGCGCACGAGGTCGGCCCGTGCTTCCGGCCACCGTCCCCGCTGA
- a CDS encoding glycosyltransferase family 87 protein, giving the protein MSAAEAASRPDALGRWLRGRAPWPVLSAALLVLALDVVRVVQGPRMPGIDNAVVVRAARALLDGGSPYADKRFLYLPGAVFAAVPETVFGNEALARAVPVVTALLVLAGVVLALRIFGVRADSRLAAGVVAALGVFEPFHGVVYLGNWTALSAVAFPAALLLARHGRWCAAGAVVGAAIALKPMLVPLLLLFVLARRWRALAWAVGVPAAVSLAAALAMPRPGLFFTRTLPFLLRGQDAYARPFDAAWPSVLPRLGVPEPLALALAAGAAVAVLLCARLRWRAGGDPALRLVECASLLMLAAFLVSRPSFQHYMLVVLPSLAASLVVRAAAARSVWLWLPLLPEVAGVSWPHLETARRHAFRDVVLITGVTAALALHAWRTRSDPSGEVTVSARVYALSNRESVRADGGPPERARDAPDRTETR; this is encoded by the coding sequence GTGAGCGCCGCGGAGGCCGCGAGCCGCCCCGACGCCCTCGGGAGGTGGCTGCGCGGACGGGCCCCGTGGCCGGTGCTGTCCGCGGCCCTGCTGGTGCTCGCACTGGACGTCGTGCGGGTGGTGCAGGGGCCGCGGATGCCCGGGATAGACAACGCGGTGGTCGTACGGGCGGCGCGGGCGCTGCTCGACGGCGGCTCGCCGTACGCGGACAAACGGTTCCTCTATCTGCCGGGCGCGGTGTTCGCCGCGGTCCCCGAGACCGTGTTCGGCAACGAAGCGCTGGCCAGGGCGGTGCCCGTCGTCACCGCGCTGCTCGTCCTTGCCGGGGTGGTGCTGGCCTTGCGGATCTTCGGGGTACGGGCCGACAGCCGGCTCGCGGCGGGCGTCGTCGCGGCGCTCGGCGTCTTCGAGCCCTTCCACGGCGTCGTCTACCTCGGCAACTGGACGGCCCTGTCGGCCGTCGCCTTCCCCGCCGCCCTGCTGCTCGCCCGCCACGGGCGCTGGTGCGCGGCCGGGGCGGTGGTGGGGGCGGCCATAGCGCTGAAGCCGATGCTCGTGCCGCTGCTGCTGCTGTTCGTGCTCGCCCGGCGGTGGCGGGCGCTGGCCTGGGCCGTGGGCGTTCCCGCCGCCGTGTCGCTGGCGGCGGCCCTGGCGATGCCGCGGCCCGGGCTGTTCTTCACCCGGACGCTGCCGTTCCTGCTGCGCGGGCAGGACGCGTACGCCCGCCCGTTCGACGCCGCGTGGCCGTCCGTGCTGCCCCGGCTCGGCGTGCCGGAGCCGCTGGCCCTCGCGCTCGCGGCCGGCGCGGCGGTCGCGGTCCTGCTGTGCGCCCGCCTGCGGTGGCGGGCCGGCGGCGATCCGGCCCTGCGGCTGGTGGAGTGCGCGTCGCTGCTGATGCTCGCGGCGTTCCTGGTGTCACGGCCGTCGTTCCAGCACTACATGCTGGTCGTGCTGCCCTCGCTCGCCGCGTCGCTGGTGGTGCGCGCCGCCGCGGCGCGCTCGGTGTGGCTGTGGCTGCCGCTGCTGCCGGAGGTCGCCGGGGTGTCGTGGCCGCACCTGGAGACGGCCCGCAGGCACGCCTTCCGCGACGTCGTACTGATCACCGGGGTGACCGCGGCCCTGGCCCTGCACGCCTGGCGCACCCGCTCGGACCCCTCGGGGGAGGTGACTGTCAGTGCTCGCGTCTACGCTTTGAGTAATCGCGAATCCGTCCGCGCGGATGGCGGGCCGCCCGAGCGTGCCCGCGATGCGCCGGACCGCACCGAGACGAGGTGA